The genomic stretch ACACCTCCCCTTGCGGCGAAGAAGCCAAAGAGGTAAGGCGCCCCACGGGTTTGGTGTTTTCCTTGGAAGTGAGCGGCCACGGCAAGGGCCCCATGGTCTTAAGCTTTTGGTCCGCCGCTGGGGCTGAAAGCCTCACCAGGAGGCGGTTCACGTGGCCATAGGTTGCCAGCCTCGCCACGGTCTCTTGCCCAACGTAGCAGCCTTTGCTTTGGGAAACCCATGGTTCTTTAAGGCCTACCTCTTGCGGCAAGACGTCGTCGGTGAGCTCCTTCCCCCAGGCGGGGAACCCCGCTTGTATCCGCGCCAGCTCCAGCTCCTCACGATCCGCTGCCCCCCGCTCATGCCCCACATCTGCCAGCACCACCCCTCCTGGCAAGCCCGAAAGGCTTTCGCCAAAAACGGGAGGCCCACCGGCGCCTTCCAAGCCAGAAGCGTGGCCAGCAAGCAGGGCATTTCGCCAGCCGGCCCCCACCAACACGGTCACGGGACCTGCAAAGGGAACCAAACGGCAGCGGGAAAACTGCAGGTAGCGTTGCAGTTGCTCCCAGGCCCGCTGGCCAAAACCCTGCGGCGCCAAAAGCCACACCTCCCCGTGCCAAAGCCCCACCGCTAAAAGCGCCCGGAACTGACCCTTGGGGTGCAAAAGCAAGGTTCCCCGCACTTCGCCGTGGGCAAGACCCCGCAAATCCGCTGATACGAGCTTCTGTAACGCCCCCACAGGGTCCGGGCCTTGAACCCTGGCCACATCCATCCTCCACGGTGCCCTCTGGCAAAGACCTGGCATCTGCAACTTCAGTGCTCCTCCCATCCGAATCCTGCAAACAGCAAAAGCGCCCCGCTCGTTCCCAGCTAGCTAAAAAATGTGGGACCTGAGCTTCTAATGTGGGACCCGCGATCCGTCGCGGGTTGCTTTTCTGTTAGCCGCCGCGGTGCGGCGGCCCCACAGCAGGAGCGCCGGCCCCGCTGAGGAAGATAGAGCAAATGTTTGGCAAGGTGGCCCAAGAATCTGCGAAACCCGCCTCTTGGCCACGTGCGGTGCGCTGGGGCGCTTGCAATTGGGCGGGGAGTTGGGCAAGCTCACGGGCATGGCGCCGAGGCCGTCGCTTGCGCGTTTTTTGTGGGCGCTTTTCAAAGTAGGGGTTACCTCCTACGGCGGTCCTGCCATTGTCGCCCAGCTGCGGGAAGAGCTGGTGGTGCGCAGGCAATGGGTGAGCGAAGAGGAGTTTGGGGAATCCCTGGCCTTCGCCCAGCTGGTCCCGGGGCCGGTGGTGCCGGCTACCGCGGCTCATGTGGCGCAAAGGCTCTACGGCCCGCCCCTGGTTTTCGTGGCTGCCATCGTTTACGCCCTGCCCGCCTTTGTGCTGATGCTGGCCTTGTCCGCGGCGTACTTTCGGTTTGGCAGCCTCCCCGCCGTGCACGCGGTTTTTCGGGGCCTGGGGCCGGTGATTGTGGCGATCGTGGGGTCCTCGTTGATTTCCCTGGCCCAGCCCGCTCTCCAGGACACCCGCGGCTTGCTCTTGGCGGCTTTTCTTTCGCCGCTGTTTTTCTTCCAAATTAACCCGGTGCTGTTGGTGCTGGCCGGGGCGCTTTTGGGGATCCTCGTCATGCCCAACCCCAAACAAATGCCAAAAGGCTCCCTTCCGCCCAAGGGAAGCCGCCGGCGAGGGCTGGCTTGGGGGCTTTCGGTGGCAGGGGCGCTGGCGCTTGTGCTTTTGGGCCTCGCCACCTGGCAACCCAGCGTGGCCCGCCTGGGCGCTGAAGTGAGCAAGGTGAGCGTCCTTGCCTTTGGCGGGGGTTACACCGCCGTGGCCCTCCTGTACCACGCCTTCGTGCTGACCCATCCCCCGCTGGTTTCCCCCCAGGAGTTCATGGACGGCTTGGCCCTGGGTCAGCTCACCCCGGGGCCGGTGGTGATCACTAGCACCTTCATCGGCTACAAGGTGGCGGGTTTCCTGGGGGCCTTGGTGGCTACCACGTACACGTTTTTCCCCCCCGCCTGTTTGGTGGTCACGCTGGCACCCCACTTTGCCCGGCTTCGGCAGTCCTGGGCGTTCCAGCGGGCGGTTCGCGGAGCGCTGGCGGCTTTTGTGGCCCTGCTCTTCCACGTGCTGGCGCAGGTGGCCGAAACGGCGTTGGTACCGCCATGGGCTGCCCCCGCCGCGCTTTTGGCGCTTCTCCTCTTGCGACGAGGGGTGCCGGTGCTAGCGGTGGTGGGAGCGGGAGCGGTTTTGAGCCTGCTTTTTCTTGCGTAACATTGCAGCGGGCCAGAGGTAAAAAAGGGCGGGTTGGAACCCGCCCTTTGTTTTCAGCAACGAAAAGCTCCCGTTAGAACTGCTCCAGGTACTGATCGCGCTCCCACTGGTGCACCACCGAGATGTACTGCTTCCACTCCTCCCGCTTGTTGCGCAGGAAGTTCTCAAAGATGTGCTCACCCAGAGCCTCGCGGATCACCCGGTCGCGCTCCAAGTTGTCCAGCGCTTCCGCCAGGTTGGCGGGGAGCTGCTTGATCTTGAGCCGGCGCTTTTCCCGTTCGGACATCTCAAAGATGTTGCGGTTTACCGGCTCGCCGCAGTCGAGCCCCCGCTCAACGCCGTCGAGCCCCGCAGCCAGCATAACCGCCAAGGCCAAATAGGGGTTGCAGGAGGGATCGGGAACCCGCACCTCGCAGCGGGTTCCCAGGCCGCGACGGGCCGGCACCCGCACCAGCGGCGAGCGGTTCTTTTCCGACCAGGCCACGTTCACTGGCGCTTCGTACCCGGGCACCAAGCGCTTGTAGGAGTTCACCAGGGGGTTGGTGACGGCACAAAAGGCCCGCACGTGGTCCAAAATGCCGGCAATGTAGCCCCGGGCCACCGCCGAAAGCTGGTACGGCGCTTTGGGGTCGTAAAACACGTTGTTGCCGGCAAAATCAAAAAGGCTCTGGTGGGTGTGCATCCCCGAGCCGTTCACCCCAAAGAGCGGCTTGGGCATGAAGGTGGCGTGCAGGCCGTGGTCCTTGGCTACCTTTTTCACCACGAACTTGAAATCCACCACGTTGTCCGCGGTTTTCAGCGCTTCGGCGTAGCGGAAGTCAATTTCGTGCTGGCCGGGGGCCACCTCGTGATGGGCCGCTTCAATTTCGAAGCCCATTTGCTCCAGCACCGTGACCATGTCCCGCCGGGCTTCTTCCCCTAAGTCCATGGGGGTGAGGTCAAAGTAGGCGCCCACGTCGTGGGTTTGGTGGTTGGGGCGGCCGTCGGGATCGCGGTGGAAAAGGAAAAATTCCGCTTCCACCCCCGCCATCATGCGATACCCGCGCTCGGCGGCCTTGGCGGCCACCCTCTTTAAGGCCTGGCGGGGGCAACCGGCAAAGGGTGTTTCATCGGGGTTGTAAATGTCGCACATGAGCCGGGCTACTTTGCCGTGAGGACTTTGCCAGGGGTAAATGCAAAAGGTGTCCAGGTCCGGCTTTAGGAGCATGTCCGACTCTTCAATGCGGGTAAAACCCTCGATGGAGGAGCCGTCAAACATGATCTCGCCGTTTAAGGCCTTTTCGAACTGCGACTCCGGCACCTCCACGTTCTTGATGATGCCGTCAATGTCGGTAAACACCAGGCGCAAGAAGTGCACGTCTTCCGCCCGGCAACGTTCTAGGATCTCCTTTTTGTCCACTTGAACCTCCTTTCGTGTACAATCGGCGTCATTCTATGGTCTTTCCAGCAGAAGTCAAGGGTCATTCTTGCAAAGTGAAATAAGATTAGTGCGCAAAGTGCAACTTTTGCTCGCACACCATAAAAACACTTACCACGCTTGTGCTGGCCTCTCCTCCCCGCTAAGCTTGCCCACCAGGAAGGAGGAAAGACCGTGGAAACCACCAAGAAGAGCTTGCCGGAAAACGCCTACCGTCCCCTCAAGCCTGGAGAAACCTACCAGCCGCTGGTCCCCGCCTCAGCCCAGCTCCCCGAGTTCACGCCCCGCTCGGTAATTTTGGGCATTCTCATGGCCGTGCTTTTCTCCGCCGCGGCCGCATTTCTAGGGCTGAAAGCGGGACAGGTCTTCGAGGCAGCCATCCCCATTGCCATCATCGGCGTGGGCGTGGGGTTTTTGTTCCGCCGCAAGTCCACCATCCTGGAAAACGTCATCGTCCAGTCCATTGGTGCCGCGTCTGGACTGGTGGTGGCCGGGGCCATCTTTACCTTGCCGGCGCTTTTTATCCTGGACCTCCCGGTTAACCTGGGGAAGCTCTTTGTGGTGTCGCTTTTGGGCGGCGCCCTGGGGATTCTCTTCCTGATTCCCTTCCGCCGCTACTTCGTGCGGGAAATGCACGGG from Thermoanaerobaculum aquaticum encodes the following:
- the ygfZ gene encoding CAF17-like 4Fe-4S cluster assembly/insertion protein YgfZ, whose product is MARVQGPDPVGALQKLVSADLRGLAHGEVRGTLLLHPKGQFRALLAVGLWHGEVWLLAPQGFGQRAWEQLQRYLQFSRCRLVPFAGPVTVLVGAGWRNALLAGHASGLEGAGGPPVFGESLSGLPGGVVLADVGHERGAADREELELARIQAGFPAWGKELTDDVLPQEVGLKEPWVSQSKGCYVGQETVARLATYGHVNRLLVRLSAPAADQKLKTMGPLPWPLTSKENTKPVGRLTSLASSPQGEVWALALLHRAFARNGQELYAGTVGFTVQAVLA
- the chrA gene encoding chromate efflux transporter, coding for MAPRPSLARFLWALFKVGVTSYGGPAIVAQLREELVVRRQWVSEEEFGESLAFAQLVPGPVVPATAAHVAQRLYGPPLVFVAAIVYALPAFVLMLALSAAYFRFGSLPAVHAVFRGLGPVIVAIVGSSLISLAQPALQDTRGLLLAAFLSPLFFFQINPVLLVLAGALLGILVMPNPKQMPKGSLPPKGSRRRGLAWGLSVAGALALVLLGLATWQPSVARLGAEVSKVSVLAFGGGYTAVALLYHAFVLTHPPLVSPQEFMDGLALGQLTPGPVVITSTFIGYKVAGFLGALVATTYTFFPPACLVVTLAPHFARLRQSWAFQRAVRGALAAFVALLFHVLAQVAETALVPPWAAPAALLALLLLRRGVPVLAVVGAGAVLSLLFLA
- the glnA gene encoding type I glutamate--ammonia ligase; this encodes MDKKEILERCRAEDVHFLRLVFTDIDGIIKNVEVPESQFEKALNGEIMFDGSSIEGFTRIEESDMLLKPDLDTFCIYPWQSPHGKVARLMCDIYNPDETPFAGCPRQALKRVAAKAAERGYRMMAGVEAEFFLFHRDPDGRPNHQTHDVGAYFDLTPMDLGEEARRDMVTVLEQMGFEIEAAHHEVAPGQHEIDFRYAEALKTADNVVDFKFVVKKVAKDHGLHATFMPKPLFGVNGSGMHTHQSLFDFAGNNVFYDPKAPYQLSAVARGYIAGILDHVRAFCAVTNPLVNSYKRLVPGYEAPVNVAWSEKNRSPLVRVPARRGLGTRCEVRVPDPSCNPYLALAVMLAAGLDGVERGLDCGEPVNRNIFEMSEREKRRLKIKQLPANLAEALDNLERDRVIREALGEHIFENFLRNKREEWKQYISVVHQWERDQYLEQF